Proteins co-encoded in one Streptomyces sp. SLBN-31 genomic window:
- a CDS encoding bifunctional RNase H/acid phosphatase produces the protein MREFIVEADGGSRGNPGPAGYGSVVLDAATGETLVEAAEYIGVATNNVAEYRGVLAGLRAAYGLDPSATVHVRMDSKLVVEQMSGRWKIKHPDMKPLAMEAARVFPADRVTYEWIPRERNKHADRLANEAMDAGGRGEQWSAAESSAELSARRDAGSSRRGAAGSLGGGAAAADGGGADGGGADGGGADGGLLPAGGGGGVGGAVSGGSVTSSAASSSRRGAVESLGGGAAVADGARADGAAKAEADARAATAVAAPGWAPADMGTPATFVLLRHGETPLTPQKRFSGSGGTNPALSEVGREQAERVGAALARRGTVQAIVASPLARTGETAAIVARHLGLEVSVEDEIRETDFGAWEGLTFAEVRERYPDDLTRWLADPTVEPSGGGESFAATATRIAAARDKLVEAYAGRTVLLVSHVTPIKTFIQLALGAPPESLFRMELSAASLSAVAYYADGNASVRLFNDTSHLR, from the coding sequence GTGCGGGAGTTCATCGTCGAGGCCGACGGCGGGTCGCGGGGCAACCCCGGTCCCGCCGGCTACGGCTCGGTCGTGCTGGACGCGGCGACGGGGGAGACGCTGGTCGAGGCGGCCGAGTACATCGGCGTCGCCACGAACAACGTCGCCGAGTACCGGGGGGTGCTGGCGGGGTTGCGGGCGGCGTACGGCCTGGACCCCTCCGCGACCGTGCACGTCCGCATGGACTCCAAGCTGGTCGTCGAGCAGATGTCGGGGCGCTGGAAGATCAAGCACCCGGACATGAAGCCGCTGGCCATGGAGGCGGCACGGGTGTTTCCGGCGGACCGGGTCACGTACGAGTGGATACCGCGGGAGCGGAACAAGCACGCGGACCGGTTGGCGAACGAGGCGATGGATGCGGGGGGCCGGGGGGAGCAGTGGTCGGCGGCGGAGTCGTCCGCCGAACTTTCTGCTCGCCGGGACGCCGGGTCTTCTCGCCGCGGAGCGGCGGGGTCTCTGGGCGGCGGAGCCGCTGCTGCTGATGGGGGCGGCGCTGATGGGGGCGGCGCTGATGGGGGCGGTGCTGACGGGGGCCTGTTGCCCGCGGGGGGCGGTGGCGGGGTCGGTGGTGCCGTGTCCGGGGGGTCCGTGACCTCTTCCGCCGCTTCTTCTTCTCGCCGCGGAGCGGTGGAGAGCTTGGGCGGCGGAGCCGCTGTCGCTGACGGGGCGAGGGCTGACGGCGCCGCGAAGGCCGAGGCCGACGCCCGTGCCGCGACCGCTGTCGCCGCCCCCGGCTGGGCTCCCGCCGACATGGGCACCCCGGCGACCTTCGTACTGCTGCGGCACGGTGAGACCCCGCTGACCCCGCAGAAGCGGTTCTCGGGGAGCGGCGGCACGAACCCCGCGCTGTCCGAGGTCGGACGGGAGCAGGCCGAACGCGTCGGCGCCGCGCTGGCCCGCCGAGGGACGGTGCAGGCGATCGTCGCCTCCCCCCTCGCCCGTACCGGTGAGACCGCCGCCATCGTCGCCCGGCACCTCGGCCTGGAGGTGAGCGTCGAGGACGAGATCAGGGAGACGGACTTCGGCGCCTGGGAAGGCCTGACGTTCGCCGAGGTCCGCGAGCGCTATCCGGACGACCTGACCAGATGGCTGGCCGACCCCACGGTCGAACCCTCGGGCGGCGGCGAGAGCTTCGCGGCGACGGCGACCCGTATCGCCGCGGCACGCGACAAGCTGGTCGAGGCCTACGCGGGCCGTACCGTCCTGCTCGTCTCGCACGTGACGCCCATCAAGACGTTCATCCAACTCGCCCTGGGCGCCCCGCCGGAGTCCCTGTTCCGCATGGAACTCTCGGCGGCTTCCCTGTCGGCCGTGGCGTACTACGCGGACGGCAACGCGAGCGTGCGGCTCTTCAACGACACGTCCCACCTGCGCTGA
- a CDS encoding zinc ribbon domain-containing protein encodes MNAAPADQIRLLDVQALDVRLQQLAHKRRSLPEHAEIESLTKDHTQLRDLLVAAQTEESDTAREQTKAEQDVDQVRQRAARDQQRLDSGAVTSPKDLENLQREIASLAKRQGDLEDVVLEVMERIESVQERVRELTERVSSVQSKIDDATARRDAAIEEIDGEVATVTKEREVIAGTIPADLLKLYDKLREQQGGIGAAKLYQRTCQGCRQELSITDFNDVRAAAPDTVVRCENCRRILVRTAESGL; translated from the coding sequence CTGAACGCCGCGCCCGCCGACCAGATCCGACTCCTCGACGTCCAGGCCCTCGACGTACGCCTGCAGCAGCTCGCGCACAAGCGGAGGTCGCTGCCCGAACACGCCGAGATCGAGTCGCTGACCAAGGACCACACGCAGCTGCGCGACCTCCTGGTCGCCGCGCAGACCGAGGAGAGCGACACCGCCCGCGAACAGACCAAGGCCGAGCAGGACGTGGACCAGGTGCGCCAGCGCGCCGCCCGCGACCAGCAGCGCCTGGACTCCGGCGCGGTCACCTCCCCCAAGGACCTGGAGAACCTCCAGCGCGAGATCGCCTCCCTCGCCAAGCGCCAGGGCGACCTCGAGGACGTCGTCCTGGAGGTCATGGAGCGCATCGAGTCCGTGCAGGAGCGGGTGCGCGAGCTGACCGAACGGGTCTCCTCCGTCCAGTCGAAGATCGACGACGCCACCGCGCGCCGGGATGCCGCCATCGAGGAGATCGACGGCGAGGTCGCCACGGTGACCAAGGAGCGCGAGGTCATCGCCGGCACCATCCCCGCCGACCTGCTCAAGCTCTACGACAAGCTGCGCGAGCAGCAGGGCGGCATCGGCGCGGCCAAGCTCTACCAGCGCACCTGCCAGGGCTGCCGCCAGGAGCTGTCCATCACCGACTTCAACGACGTCCGCGCCGCGGCCCCCGACACGGTGGTGCGCTGCGAGAACTGCCGCCGCATCCTGGTGCGCACGGCCGAGTCCGGTCTGTAG
- a CDS encoding Zn-dependent alcohol dehydrogenase: MRAAVLQEIGQEKLEVLDDVEAVGFGPGKVRIRVRATGLCHSDLSAMSGVLPQPAPFVPGHEGAGEILEVGDGVTHLKAGDRVVVCWLPACGACPACKRGQTELCLAGFMNAGTPNFRRPGGNLFGFAGTGTFAEEVVVDAGCAVPVPDDVPFDIAALIGCGVTTGLGAALNTADVEAGSSVAVIGCGGVGISAIQGARLKGAAEIVAVDPVASRRESALRFGATKAVSPDELGDAKQQVTGGEGFDYVFEVVGKSATARTAYDHTRRGGTLVVVGAGAMDDFLQLNMFELFFDEKRILPSMYGGGDVLRSYERTIALWRAGRIDLEGLITHRVPLAEINEALDQMRTGTALRTCIEI; this comes from the coding sequence ATGCGCGCAGCCGTACTGCAGGAGATCGGCCAGGAGAAGCTGGAGGTCCTCGACGACGTCGAGGCCGTGGGATTCGGGCCCGGCAAGGTGCGCATCCGGGTCAGGGCGACCGGGTTGTGCCACTCGGACCTGTCCGCGATGAGCGGGGTACTGCCGCAGCCCGCGCCGTTCGTGCCCGGGCACGAAGGGGCGGGGGAGATCCTCGAGGTCGGCGACGGGGTCACCCACCTGAAGGCGGGCGACCGGGTGGTCGTGTGCTGGCTGCCGGCCTGCGGCGCCTGTCCCGCCTGCAAGCGCGGCCAGACCGAGCTGTGCCTGGCCGGGTTCATGAACGCCGGCACCCCCAACTTCCGCCGTCCCGGCGGCAATCTCTTCGGCTTCGCCGGCACCGGCACCTTCGCCGAGGAGGTCGTCGTCGACGCGGGCTGCGCGGTGCCGGTCCCGGACGACGTGCCCTTCGACATCGCGGCACTGATCGGCTGCGGAGTGACCACCGGACTCGGGGCCGCCCTCAACACCGCCGATGTGGAAGCCGGTTCGTCGGTCGCCGTCATCGGCTGCGGCGGTGTCGGCATCTCGGCCATCCAGGGCGCACGGCTGAAGGGCGCGGCGGAGATCGTCGCCGTGGACCCGGTGGCCTCGCGCCGCGAGTCGGCCCTCAGGTTCGGCGCCACCAAGGCCGTCTCACCGGACGAACTGGGCGACGCCAAGCAACAGGTCACCGGCGGTGAGGGCTTCGACTACGTCTTCGAGGTCGTCGGCAAGTCGGCCACCGCCCGGACGGCGTACGACCACACCCGGCGCGGCGGCACCCTCGTCGTGGTCGGCGCGGGCGCCATGGACGACTTCCTCCAACTCAACATGTTCGAGCTGTTCTTCGACGAGAAGCGCATCCTGCCGTCGATGTACGGCGGCGGCGACGTCCTGCGCTCCTACGAGCGCACCATCGCCCTGTGGCGGGCGGGCCGCATCGACCTGGAGGGCCTGATCACGCACCGGGTGCCGCTGGCCGAGATCAACGAGGCACTGGACCAGATGCGCACCGGTACCGCCCTGCGCACCTGCATCGAGATCTGA
- a CDS encoding MaoC/PaaZ C-terminal domain-containing protein → MPIDAAKALAAEPRSGEITWDHKDVQLYHLGIGAGVPATDPDELRYTLESRLHVLPSFATVAGAGSPGVISGLSMPGVDVDLAKVLHGGQSLTIHRPLPAQGTATATGRIAAVYDKGKAAVLVMRTEVADADGPLWTNDAQIFVRGEGGWGGDRGPSARLEPPAGDPDRIVERPVREDQALLYRLCGDYNPLHADPEFAKLAGFDRPILHGLCTYGMTLKAVVDTLLGGDVSRVRSYSTRFAGVVYPGETLRMRMWHTPRSTTVAVSAVERDDAPVLADTIVEHG, encoded by the coding sequence ATGCCCATCGACGCAGCGAAGGCCCTCGCCGCCGAACCCCGGTCCGGCGAGATCACCTGGGACCACAAGGACGTCCAGCTCTACCACCTCGGCATCGGCGCCGGCGTCCCGGCCACCGACCCCGACGAGCTGCGCTACACCCTGGAGTCCCGGCTGCACGTCCTGCCGAGCTTCGCCACCGTCGCGGGCGCCGGTTCCCCCGGCGTGATCAGCGGTCTGTCCATGCCGGGCGTGGACGTCGACCTCGCCAAGGTGCTGCACGGCGGCCAGTCGCTGACCATCCACCGCCCCCTTCCGGCACAGGGCACCGCCACCGCCACCGGCCGCATCGCCGCCGTCTACGACAAGGGCAAGGCGGCCGTCCTGGTCATGCGCACGGAGGTCGCCGACGCCGACGGCCCGCTGTGGACGAACGACGCCCAGATCTTCGTACGAGGGGAGGGCGGCTGGGGCGGCGACCGCGGCCCCTCCGCACGCCTCGAACCTCCGGCCGGCGACCCCGACCGGATCGTCGAACGGCCCGTCCGCGAGGACCAGGCCCTGCTCTACCGCCTGTGCGGCGACTACAACCCGCTGCACGCCGACCCCGAGTTCGCCAAGCTCGCCGGCTTCGACAGGCCCATCCTGCACGGGCTGTGCACCTACGGCATGACGCTCAAGGCCGTCGTCGACACGCTGCTCGGCGGGGACGTGAGCCGGGTGCGGTCGTACTCGACCCGGTTCGCGGGCGTCGTGTATCCGGGGGAGACCCTGCGGATGCGGATGTGGCACACGCCGCGGTCCACCACGGTCGCCGTCAGCGCGGTGGAGCGGGACGACGCGCCGGTCCTCGCCGACACCATCGTCGAACACGGTTGA
- a CDS encoding 3-oxoacyl-ACP reductase, producing the protein MSLPLEGLSAVVTGAGRGLGRAEALELARLGAAVVVNDYGQPGRDGSGESSAGPAEEVAAEIRAAGGRATAHTGDVADFQQAGQLVDLAIEEFGKLDILVNNAGILRDRMVFSMTEGEWDSVIRVHLKGHFNTTHFAAAHWRERSKAAGGPVYGRIVNTSSEAFLAGSAGQPNYAAAKGGIVGLTTSTALALAKYGVTANAICPRARTRMTEDVFAGFEQPADGLDPLAPEHVAPLVGYLASPAAARANGQLFVVHGGMVAVVDRPRVRAKFDSKQDTFTYDELDAVLTAHYAERPEGETFAAAEVLGLKRT; encoded by the coding sequence GTGTCGCTGCCACTGGAAGGACTGTCGGCCGTCGTCACCGGCGCGGGCCGGGGCCTGGGCCGGGCGGAGGCGCTCGAACTCGCCCGGCTCGGCGCGGCCGTCGTCGTCAACGACTACGGCCAACCGGGTCGGGACGGCTCCGGGGAATCCTCCGCGGGCCCCGCCGAGGAGGTCGCCGCCGAGATCCGCGCGGCCGGCGGACGGGCCACCGCCCACACCGGGGACGTGGCCGACTTCCAACAGGCGGGCCAGCTCGTTGATTTGGCCATCGAGGAGTTCGGCAAACTGGACATCCTGGTCAACAACGCGGGCATCCTGCGCGACCGCATGGTCTTCTCCATGACCGAGGGCGAATGGGACTCGGTGATCCGGGTCCACCTCAAGGGTCACTTCAACACGACCCACTTCGCCGCCGCCCACTGGCGCGAGCGTTCCAAGGCCGCGGGCGGCCCGGTCTACGGCCGCATCGTGAACACCTCCTCCGAGGCGTTCCTCGCGGGCTCCGCGGGCCAGCCCAACTACGCGGCCGCGAAGGGCGGAATCGTCGGCCTGACCACCTCCACGGCCCTCGCCCTCGCCAAGTACGGGGTCACCGCCAACGCCATCTGCCCGCGCGCCCGCACCCGGATGACCGAGGACGTCTTCGCCGGCTTCGAGCAGCCCGCCGACGGCCTCGACCCGCTCGCCCCCGAGCACGTCGCCCCGCTGGTGGGCTACCTCGCCTCACCCGCCGCGGCCCGCGCCAACGGCCAGCTGTTCGTCGTGCACGGCGGCATGGTCGCCGTCGTGGACCGGCCGCGCGTGCGGGCCAAGTTCGACAGCAAGCAGGACACCTTCACCTACGACGAGCTGGACGCCGTACTCACCGCGCACTACGCCGAACGGCCCGAGGGGGAGACATTCGCGGCGGCGGAGGTGCTCGGTCTGAAGCGGACGTAG
- a CDS encoding Nif3-like dinuclear metal center hexameric protein, with the protein MPRLSEVIAALDDLWPAERAESWDAVGTVVGDPGQEVTRVLFAVDPVQEIVDEAVKLGADLLVTHHPLYLRGTTTVAATHFKGRVVHTLIKNDIALHVAHTNADTADPGVSDALAGALDLRVVRPLVPDASDPHGRRGLGRICELDHPLPLRELAARAAERLPATAQGIRVAGDPEATIRTVAVSGGSGDSLFDQVRAAGVDAFLTADLRHHPASEAVLQSPLALLDAAHWATEWPWCELAATQLDEISDRHGWDLRVHVSKTVTDPWTSHSPSPGAPN; encoded by the coding sequence GTGCCCCGTCTGTCTGAAGTCATCGCCGCGCTGGACGACCTGTGGCCCGCCGAGCGGGCCGAGTCCTGGGACGCGGTCGGCACCGTCGTGGGCGACCCCGGCCAGGAGGTCACCCGGGTCCTGTTCGCCGTCGACCCGGTCCAGGAGATCGTCGACGAGGCGGTCAAGCTCGGCGCCGACCTGCTCGTCACCCACCACCCGCTCTACCTCCGCGGTACGACGACGGTCGCGGCGACCCACTTCAAGGGCCGCGTCGTGCACACCCTCATCAAGAACGACATCGCGCTGCACGTCGCCCACACCAACGCCGACACCGCCGACCCGGGCGTCTCCGACGCCCTCGCCGGCGCCCTCGACCTCCGTGTCGTACGACCGCTCGTGCCGGACGCGAGCGATCCGCACGGGCGCCGCGGCCTCGGCCGCATCTGCGAACTCGACCACCCGCTGCCGCTGCGCGAACTCGCCGCCCGGGCCGCCGAGCGCCTGCCCGCCACCGCGCAGGGCATCCGCGTCGCCGGCGACCCCGAGGCCACCATCCGCACCGTCGCCGTCAGCGGCGGCTCCGGCGACAGCCTCTTCGACCAGGTCCGCGCCGCGGGCGTCGACGCCTTCCTCACCGCCGACCTGCGCCACCACCCGGCCTCCGAGGCCGTCCTCCAAAGCCCCCTCGCGCTGCTCGACGCGGCGCACTGGGCCACCGAGTGGCCCTGGTGCGAGCTGGCCGCCACCCAGCTCGACGAAATCTCCGACCGCCACGGATGGGACCTGCGCGTCCACGTCTCCAAGACGGTCACCGACCCCTGGACCAGCCACTCCCCTTCACCTGGAGCCCCCAACTGA